The following is a genomic window from Arthrobacter sp. NicSoilB4.
AGCTGGAGAACTGGGTGACGGCGGCGGACTTGCCGGTGCGGGCCACGAAGCCTGCGGTGTCCGGCGAGGAAGCCTTGATGGCCTTGGCCGCCGCTTCGAGTTCTTCCATGGTCTTGGGAACCTCAAGGCCGGCCGCCTTCAGCAGGTCCTTGCGGTAGTAGAGCACTTCGCGTTCGGTGATGATCGGGACGCCGACCACCTTGCCGTCAGCCGTGGTGGCCTTGACCGGGCCCTCCTGGTAGTCCTTCCAGTCCCAGCCGGAGTCCGAGGACACCTTGGACGTGAGGTCGGCCAGGTAGCCGTTCTTGGCGAACGCCTTGCCCTCCTGCAGGGGGCGGTACATCATGACGTCGATCTCGTCGCTGCCGGCGTTGAGCTTGACGTTGTACTGGTCCGAGAGCTGGTCCTCGCCGAGCTGGGTCAGCTCGACCTTGAGGCCGCTGGACTTTTCGAATTCCGGAATGGCTGCCTTGATGCCCTCGGTCCAGACGTGGTTCGCGAGGGTGACCCGGACGGTGCCGGCGGCTTTGGCATCGCTGCTGCCGCTGGCGCCGCCGCAGGCGGTGAGGCCCAGAGACAGGGCCGCGGCGACAGCCGCGTACTGCACGATCGAACGTCGCTTCATTACGACTCCCTTGGTTCTTCAGGGCTGGGCGTCACGGTCCAGCCGGCTGCAGATGCATCTTTACATCTGCTCTGGAAGCGATCTTAGATAAATAAAGCAGACTTAAACAACCCCTTGCGCCCACCCGTATGATTTATTTATGAAAACCCCAAAGGCGGAGTCCTCGGCTGACCTGCATTCCGTGCTGGTCCAAAACCTGGGGCTCGCTATTGCCGAGGGGACCCTGGCGCCGCACTCGATCCTGCGCCTGGACGAGCTCGAGGCGCAGCACAGCGTCTCCCGCTCTGTGGTCCGCGAGGCCACACGGGTACTCTCCTCCAAGGGCATGCTGGAATCACGACGGCGGCTGGGCACTGTGGTGCAGCCGGAAGAGTCCTGGAACGCCTACGATCCGCAGGTGATCCGCTGGCGGCTGGCCTCCGGCAGGCGGCTGGAGCAGCTGCAGGCGCTCAATGAACTCCGCGGCGCCATCGAGCCCCAGGCTGCGCGACTCGCCGCCGGCCGGGCCTCCCTGGACGCCGGCAGCGACCTCGTCGCGCAGGCGGCGCGGCTCTGGGCGGCGGGCCAGCGCGGGGACCACGACGAGTTCCTCCGGCTGGACATTGAATTCCACGCCGCAGTGCTCAAGGCCTCCGGCAACGCCATGTTTTCCCAGCTGCACAACCTCGTCACCGAGGTCCTGACGGGGCGCACCGAGCACGGCCTGATGCCGCACCTGCCGCACCATGAAGCGCTTCAGCTGCACGTGGATGTGGCCAGCGCCATCCAGCGCGGCGAGGCGAACGCTGCCCACGCCGCGATGAGCCGGATCGTGGAGCAGTCCACCGAGGAAATGGGCGACATCTGGTCCAGCCACCAGGGCGGCCCCGCCGCCTAACCCCCACCCACCACAACGCGGGGTCACTTACGGCCCATGTTGACCCCCGGGATGGGCTCGAAGTGACCCCGCGTTGCTTCTGCGTTCAGTCTTCGGTCGGTGTGGTGCGCAGCGGGTGGTAGTTCCGCCAGCTGTGCTCCGGCGCGTAGCCGAGCAGGCGCTTTGCCTTGTCGATCGAGAGCAGGGTTTCGTGCTCGCCGAGCTCCTTGGCCACGGGCACGTCCGGGAACACCTCCGCGGCGAGGCTGGCGCTGGAACGGCTCATCACGGTGTCCGCGTTGGCGATGATGAACGCCTCGAACCCCGGCGTGCCGTGTTCCAGGGCACGGGCCACCGCCTGGGCGCCGTCCCGGCCGTCGATATAGCCCCAGAGGTTCCACTTGCGCAGCCGCGCGTCGGCGTCGAAGCCAGGGAACTCCTCATAGTCCTCCGGGTCCATCACGTTCGAGAAGCGCAAGCCGGTGATGCTCAACTCCGTATCCCAGCGGGTGAGCTGGATCGCCATCTGCTCCTCGAGGTGCTTGACGAGGGAGTAGGTGCTCTCCGGTCGGGCCGGGTATTCCTCATCCACCGGGACATAGGGAGGGTCGACGTCGAACGGCAGTCCCAGCACCGTCTCACTGGAGGCGTAGACAATCCTCTTGATCCCGGCCCGGCGGGCCGCCTGGAACACGTTGTACGTGGACAGCATGTTGTTCTCGAATGTCGCCGCGTCCGGGGCATGGCCGGGAGCCGGGATCGCGGCCAGGTGCACCACCGCGTCGAACCCCGCGTGCCGGTCCTCCAGGCCAAGGAACACATCCACCACCTGGCCGTAGTCGCGCAGGTCCACCTCGGTGAAACCGCGTCCGCGCGTGCCGGTGCGGTCCAGGTTCGTGACCTCGTGGCCGTCCTCGCTCAGCCGCCGGACGACGCTCCGGCCGAGTTTTCCGCTTCCTCCGGTAACAGCAACTCTCATCAGCACTCCTATGAACGGTGGGGTCGGTGATGGCTTGGTGGGTCTGTTCCACCCTAGAGGGGACCGCGGACGGTGCACAGCCCCGGTCCCGACCCGGGATCGGTGCCCGGGCAGGGCGATGCGCCCGCCCGGTGACTTTTGGCCCTAGGCGCTGCCGGGCGGAGCGGGCAGGCTGGGGCCCATGAACGCTGATCAGCGGATAGTCGTGGGTGTGGACGGTTCGGACTTTTCGACGACGGCGCTCCGGCTCGCCGGGCGCATGGCCGGTGCCCTGAACGCGCCGCTGGACGTCGTCACGTGCCTCGGCACCTCGGACCTCTTCCTGGCCTCGCACCTGCCCGAGGAAAGCTCCCCCACCACCACCCAGCTTGAAGAGACGGCCAAACGCCTCGTCGACGAGGCTCTGGACCGTGCCTTCGGCGGCGCCGTTCCGGAGCGCCTGACCCGGACCGTAAAGTTCGGATCCCCGGCCAAGGTCCTGGTTGAGGACAGCAGGGACGCCCAGCTCCTGGTAGTCGGCCGGCGCGGCCGTGGCGGCTTCCTCGAACAGGTCATGGGATCGGTCAGCGGCGCCTGCGTGGCCCATGCCCACTGCCCGGTGCTCGTCGTCGGTGAGGGCGCGGGCAAACAACAACCGAGCTGATGAACCGCAGCCGGCGGCCGCGCACGGGCGCCGGCGGCAGGCGCTAGAGAAAGGGCTCACCCCATGAGCCGGTCCCCTGCATCCCTCCGGCTCCGCGGGCCGGTGGCTGCCCTTGCCGCGGCGGCCGCCGCGGCCTGCTACGTCCTGGCCGTCCGGCCCCGGATGCTGAACTGGGGTGCCAGCACCCAGGAGGCTGCCGGGCCGCTTCCGGGCGACGAGCTCGTTCGCGCGCCCCGGATGCAGAGCACACGCGCGGTCACCATCAGCGCGCCGGCCGCGGGCATCTGGCCCTGGCTCGTCCAGCTGGGCGCCGGCCGCGGAGGAATGTACAGCTACGACCTGCTCGAGAACGCGGCTGGCCCTGGCATCCGCAGCGCGGACCGGATCCTGCCCGAACACCAGAGGCTCGACGTCGGCGACGTCATCCCGCTGGGCCCCGACGTCGGGATTCCGGTCCGGCGCCTGGAGACGGGCTCCGTGCTGGCTCTCGGCGGCACCGTGGATCCGCGCACCGGAAAAATCACCTCAGCCGTCGCCGCACCCGCAGGCCCGCGGCTGGAACTCGGCTGGACGTTCATCCTGCAACCCGTCGACCCGGGCACCACGCGGCTGTTGTCCCGTACGCGCTACGACTATTCGCCCTTGGCCGTAGGCCTGGTCCTCCGCCCGGTTCTGGAGCCCCTGCAGTTCATCATGGAACGGCGCATGCTGCTGGGCATCAAATCCAGGGCCGAGGCGCGGGGCCGATAACCGGGCGAACGGCAGCGTCCGTGACCTTGTGCCCTACGCCGGAGGCCGCCGCGGGACTAGCCTTAATCGTCAGGGCCCGTGTGCGGCCGTCCGCCGGGTTCCGGGAGGCAAGCGGTGAAATCGGCAAAGACCAGCATCATCGCCGGCATCGCGTTGATGGCGGCCGGCGTCCTCTTGCTGCTGGATCTGCTCGGGATCCTCGACAGCGCTGCCCTCGTGTGGCCGCTGATTTTCGCTGCGGCCGCAGCCGCTTTCCTGACCCTGTTCTTCCGCAGCCGCGACAACTGGTGGGCCGCCATTCCCGGCTCGGTATTCCTGGGTCTGGCAGCGGTCGACCTGATCACCCAGCTCTGGCCCGGTCCGGCAGGGTACTGGGCGGGCGCCTTTTTGTTCTTGTTTATGGGCGCAGGCTTCGGCGCGGTGTACGTGCGCGAACCCGCCAACTGGTGGGCGCTGATTCCCTGCGGGGTGATGCTGACGCTGTCGCTCGTGGTGGCCCTCCCGCCGGCGTGGGAAGGCATGCCGGTGGCGGCCGTCCTGTTCCTGGGACTGGCTGCCACGTTCGCGGCGTTGTCCCTGGTGCCCGTCCATCCTGAACACCGCCCTGGCCAGCCCGGGGCAGGGGAACCGTCAAGGATGAAGTGGCCGCTGATACCGGCCGCGGTCCTGGCCGTGATGGGAGTGATCTTCGCCTTGCAGGCCACGGTGCTGCTCACGGCCAGCGAATTCTTCGTCCCGGTGCTCCTGCTGCTCGCCGGAGTGGCCCTGTTGGTCTACGCCTATCGCCATCGCGCCGGCGGCCACCGCAAGGTGCACGGGGTCTGACGGGCTACGTCAGGGGACCGGCTTCGGCCTGCAACAGGTAGTCGACGAACCAGTCCCGGGCGAGGATGGCGGCCGCCGCCAGCGTGCCGGGCTCCTCAAACAGATGCGTGGCGCCCTGAACGACGGCCAGCTGGTTGGGGCACCGCATCATGGACTTCGCCTTGCGGTTGAGTTCCAGGACCTCGTGGTCGAAGCTGCCCACGATGAGCAGCGTCGGCGCCCTGACGGCGGAAAGCCGCGGCCCGGCAAGATCGGGGCGTCCGCCTCGGGAGACGACGGCGTCGATCCGGGCGGTTGGTTCAGAGGCGGCCCAGAGCGCGGCCCCGGCACCCGTGCTGGCGCCGAAATAGCCAATTGTGCAGGAGGCCGTATCCCGCCGGGTGGCCAGCCAGTCCGTGGCCGAGGACAGCCGGCGGGCCAACAGTTCGATGTCGAAAACGTTGGCACGGTTCCGTTCCTCCGCCGGCGTCAGCAGATCCAGCAGCAGCGTTCCGAGCCCGGCCTGTTGGAGCATCCCTGCCACGTACCTGTTCCGGGGGCTGTGGCGGCTGCTGCCGCTGCCGTGCGCGAACAACACGATGCCCTTGGCAGGGACCGGCAAGTGCAGCTGGCCCTGGAGCCGCACCCCTCGCGACGGGATCTCGACTTCCTCGTCGATCTCTGCGGGGGCCGCCGTTCCGGCCGTGGCCGGAACGGCCTTGCGGGACGCCGGCGGCGAGTTCCGCAGTCGCTTGGCGGCGGCGTCGAGCAACTTCACCACCTCGTCGTCCTCGGTGGGCGAAAAATCCCTGTAGTGGTAGCCGACCGCGGAGAACTGGCGCGGTGTGGCGAGGCAGACCACCTCGTCGGGCTCGGTCAGGCTGCCGAGGGTGTCGGCGGGGGCCACCGGTACCGCCAGGATGACCCTCGCGGCGCCAAGCTGCCGGGCGACCCGGCAGGCGACCCTGGCCGTGGATCCAGTGGCGATTCCGTCGTCGACGATCACGGCGATACGGCCGGTGAGGTCCTCGCGGGTCCTGCCTTTCCGGAACCGGAGCACGCGGTTCTCCAGCACGGCGCGTTCGTGGTCCTCGACAGCCTGTAACTCCGTCTCGCTGACCCGGGCATGGGCCAATACGCGTTCTTCCAGCACCCGGGCGCCGCCCTCCCCGATGGCGCCCATGGCGAGCTCGGGCTGGTAGGGAAGTCCCAGTTTCCGGACAACGATCACGTCCAGCGGCGCGTCAAGGGCGGCGGCGACTTCGAATGCGACCGGGACGCCGCCGCGGGGCAGGCCCAGGACCACGATGTCCTGGCCACGCAGTTCCGCGAGCCGCCGTCCCAGTTGCCGCCCGGCGTCGACCCTGTCTTCGAAGATGCTCATCGGCTTGGCTTTCCAATCGAGATGTCGGCAGTGGCCTCCATCCAGGCGCGCGGTCCGCGGGCTGGGAAAATTGGCCACTTGGCCGCTCCCTCCCACTATCTGTCAGGAACCCTGCGGACGTGAGGGCCTTTATGCCCGGTTTGGCCAGCGCCCTCACTCCGTTTCTTTGAGGGCGTCAGCAGGGGCCTCTCAGGGGCCGGCGCCCGTGCCGAGGCCTGTCGCAGTTCCGGGAAAACAGGCGGGAAAGGGCTGTATATAATTTCCCGGTACGGTTTTGCAGCGGGCCGTTGGATTGTTCTTCGGTCCGGCCCTCGGCCGTCCCCCGCCGCGCTCTGCGGCAGGTGGCGCGCCCTTCCGGATCGTGTTGACCTGAGTGAAACGGCACGACGAGACAGTGGTTAGCGAATCAACCGCAACTTCAACCAACCAAGACCTGCATGAACTGGTGCTCAACAGCTCCGACGTCGAGGAGTTCCTGCGCGAGTTGGCGCGCGTTTCCGCGCGCAGCCTCTCGGAACCCGGCGACGAGATCCTGTGCGGCATCACGCTTTTCCGGCACCGGAAAGCGGCAACAGTTGCGAGCAGCAGCGCGGCAGCCCAGGCCATGGATGAAATCCAGTACGCCTTCGGCGACGGCCCATGCGTGACGGCGTCCCGGGAACAGGAGACCGTACACATCCCGGAACTGGAGGACTGCGACCGGTGGCCGCAGTACGCCGCCACGGTCCGGGGCCACGGCGTGCGTTCCATCCTGGCCGTGCCCTTCCTGCTTGACGGAGACACCCGCGCCGCCCTGAACCTCTACTCGCGACGGCCTGGCCGTTTCGACGGCCGGGCTCTGGAACTCGCCCGGGACTTCGTGGGCCAGACGTCTTTGGCGTTGCGGCTGGCGGTGCGTTTTGCCCACTACATCGACACGGCAGCGGACCTCAAGGCCACACTGGAGAGCCGGACCAGCATCGACGTTGCTGTGGGCATCATCATGGCGCAGAACCGCTGCAGCCAGGCCGAGGCGTTCGAACTGCTCAAGTCAGCCTCAAGTGCCCGCAACGTGAAGCTGCACATGGTGGCCGCCGGGCTCGTGGAGTCGCTTGGCCAAGGCCCCATCCGCACGCACTTCGAGGTCTAGGTCGAGGTCTCCAGAGGCTCGGCAGGATCGGCGTAGGGCTCTTCTGCGGCCGCGTCCAGGACGGTGCGGACTGTGTCCTCGTGGGCCAGGATCCGGAAGTGCCCGGCAGTGTCCAGGTGGATATTCCGTGCGCCCGGCAGGACACTGCCCTCGGGAATATGCGGGTCGAAGCCGCCGTACACCGAGATGATGCGTTTGTTGATGCGTTCCTCGCGGGAAAGCTGCATGGTCACGGCATTCCGTGGGGAGAAGGCACGCAGGCTCGGCAGCAGCATGAACGAGGCATAGCGCGAGCCTGAGAACGGTGAGCAGACCGCCACCATGCCGGCGATCCGGCGTTCCGGGTCCAGCTGCATCATCACGAACTTGCCGATCAGCCCGCCCTTGCTGTGGGCCACGATCATCGCGTTGGTCAGGTCACGATCCCGGATGTAGCCGGCGATCAGATCCGCGGCCTTGGGCACTGCGAGCCGGTTCCGATGCAGCAATGCCAGCACATGCACCGGGTGGCCCGCTTCATGCAGCCGCTGGACCAGCGGCAGCATAAAGCGCCAATCCTCGTAGACCCCGGGAATCACGACGACGGGCCGGCCCGTGCCGCTGAGGAACTCCTCCGGCCTGCTCCGTGAGACGGCGCTGAGGATCTGCCGCCGCGCGGCATAGAGGTAGTCCTGGACCCACCAGCGGGAGGTTTGCAGGACGCCGCTCATGCCGGATTCTCCCGGGACGCTTCCCTGGCCGTTGCGTGGGTCCCGGCGAAGTCCAGGATCGCCTCGGCCACGTCAGCCGCGCGGTTGTGCTGCACCACGTGGCCGGCGCCCTCGATTTCAAGCAGCAGGGCCCGCGCAGCCCGCCCGGCCAACCGGCGGCACCAGTCCGCGGACGCGACCGGGTCGTTAGCGCCGCGCATCACGAGGACCGGCACCGCAACCCCGGAGATCCGCTCCTCGGTGCGGTAGTCCATCATGACGCGCAGGTTTTTCAGGTACCACGTGGGCCCGCAGCGGAGGTAGTCCGTGAAGACGAGGGCGTTCGAGGAGGGGCTTTCGAAGAGGAGGCTGTCACGGCCCAGTGCGAGTGCCTGCTGCAGGACGGAGCGGCGCTTCGAATCGACCACCGGACCCATCATGACCAATTGGGAAATCCTGCCCGGCTGCTGCAGTGCGGCCTCGAGCGCGAACTGGCTTCCCATCGAATGACCAACGATCACGGACTCCAGGACCCCAAGCTGCTCCAGGGCGCCGAGAATGTAGGTGGCGTGGTCAGCGACCGAGAGGGCGCGGCGGGGCCTTGGGGTCCCGCCGAAACCGGGCAGGTCGATCGAGTAGGTGTCGCCGGTTTCAGCCAGCAGCCCGTGCAGCCGGCGGAGGTAACGGTGCGAGACGCCGATTCCGTGGATGAGTACGACGGCGGGGCGCGCGGGCAAGGGGCCGCTCTGGACCTTCGAGACAAAAACATGGCCGAGCTGGCCTGCGGCCTCAATCTCGAAGCGGTCGGGCCTGCTCATGGTGGGCTCATTTCTGTTCAGCGCCTTCTGGACGCCGCCGGTCAGCGTTCAGTAAGCATACTGACAGTTTCCCCGCTCAGTCTCCGCGCTTGTCGCGTTCGCTGAACTCCTCGTCCAGGTCGTAGTGCCTGAACTCGGTCTCCGGGTGCGGTTCGCCCTCCACCACGTACTCGTAGTCCAGCTGGCGCTGAACCTGGCTGTCGAGGACCTGCAGCTCCGTGTCTTCCACCTTGCTCAGGTCCTCGGGGAACTTGTCCTCGGGCGTGAGGTGGAGCTTGTCGTTCATGGCATGCCTCTCCGGGCCGGAAGGTGGACTCGAAGAAAATGCGGCGTCCGGCCGCCTTCAGGATAACGGCGCCCCGGGAGGAGCGGAATACGCCGTGCCAGCCAACCGTCGGCCGGGCCCGGGCCAGGCTGGCTTCCTGGCCCGGGCCGGCCGGTCGATCCCTGTAAGCCCTAGGCCTGGCCCGGCTCGGCGCCGACGTTGACCAGCCAGTCAGTGCCGAACTTGTCCGTGCACATGCCGAAGACGTCTCCCCATGGCGCCTTCTCCATCGGCACCGTCACCCTTCCGCCGTCGGCGAGGTTGTCGAAGTAACCGCGCAGTTCGGCCTCGTCGGAGCCGCTCACTGACACGGAGATGCTGCTGCCGGGCGTGTAGTCCATGCCGTTGGGAGTGTCCGCCCCCATCAGCACCATGCCCTTGTCAGTGGTCAGCATGGCGTGCATGATCTTGTCCTGCTCGGCGGGGTCTTCGCTGGCGTGGTATTCGCCGAAAGTGCTGATGTTCAGTTCACCGCCGAATACGGACTGGTAAAAGGTCATGGCCTCCTTGGCGTTGTCGCGGAAGCTCAAGTACGGGTTAAGCGTGGTCATATCCGGGACTCCTTGCAGCTGGGGCGCCGACCGGGTTGCCATGTTGCGGCCGCGGCCGGTGCACTTTTACATGGCACATCCTGCCCCAAATCTGCCGCCCGGGATAGGTGCGGGCAGCAGATAGGGCAGGAGCGCGCCGTTCTCGAGCGACGCCTGTGGCTAGGCAGTCTGTCCGGGGTGCACGCCCTCTGCGATCTCTTCCAGCAGCTTGCCGTTGAACGCGGGAAGATCGCGAGGGGTCCGGCTGGTCACCAGGCCCCGGTCCACCACCACTTCCTGGTCGCTCCAGTTGGCTCCGGCGTTCCTCAGATCGGTCTGGAGCGTGTGGTACGACGTGACATTCCGGCCGTTGATGACGCCGGCGTCGATCAGGACCCACGGGCCGTGGCAGATCGAGGCCACCGGCTTGTGCTGCTCGAAGAAGGCCCGGGTGAAGGCCTGGGCGTCCTTGTTGGCGCGGAGGTGGTCCGCGTTGACGACGCCCCCGGGGATCACCAGGGCGTCGAAATCGGCGGCGCTGGCTTCGGCGGCGGTGAGATCGACATTGAACTTCTGCCCCTTTTCGGTGCCGTCGAATCCCTGGAGCTTCCCGCTCTTGGGCGCTACCAGGAAGGGCTCGCCGCCGGCTTCCTTCACGGCGTTCCAGGGGCTGGTCAGTTCCACTTGCTCCACGCCGTCCGTGAGCAGGAAGGCGACTTTCTTACCGGCAATATTGTGTTGTGACATGTGTCCTCCTCTGGTGCCCGGGGAGGCCCGCGGCGCCCGTGACCGTCCGGGGATCCTCCACGCGGCGAGTTGATGCCTGACAACTTCAACTCTAGAAAGCCACGAAATAATAAGCAAGCTGATTATGCTGCCTGCGCCCGGGCCGCAGCCGACGCCGGCGCCTCCCCTATCCCGGCCCCTTTCCGCCAGGGCACCGCCGTTCGGGGCATGGGCAAATCCTTGGGATATCGTGCGCTCAGGCAGCGCCAGCGGCACGCCGGCCGATGGGATGATTTTTCCGCGAGGGATCCCCTGCCCGGCTGATTGGATGGCATGTCAACGCTCCAGAAGTACTCCTCCGGCCCGACCGAACACCCGCGGAGCCATGATCTTCAGCGTGAGGCCAGGGTGCAATCCCGCGCGGGGTTGGCATCGTGGGCTGGCCAGCTGGGGACCCCGGGTCCCGAGTCTCCGCGCTCCCGCCGGATGGCCCACATCGGCGGCATCGCAGCGATCGGGTCGCTGGCCATCTACCTGACCTGGCGCCTGGCGTTCACCCTGCCCGCGGGAGGGTGGAACCTGGCCGTCGCCCTTGTCCTGGTGGCTTTTGAGGCACTCCCCCTCGGCGGATTGATCCTGAAGGCCATCACCCTGTGGAACATCGATAGTCACGCGCCGCCACCCGTGGACGAGGCTCCCCTGGGCCAGAAGGTCGCGGTGCTCATCCCGACCTACAACGAGCCCGTCGAAGTCCTCGCCCCGACCGTCGCCGCGGCATGCGCGCTCGAGCCTGCCCACGAAACCTGGGTGCTGGACGACGGCGACCGGCCGTGGGTGGCGGACATGTGCGCGGCTTTCGGGGCCAGGTATGTCAGCCGTCCGCAGCACGACCACGCCAAAGCCGGCAACATGAACCACGCCCTGGACCTCATGGCGGCTGAGGCGGAGGCCGGCCAAGCGCGGATCGACATCATCGCCGTACTGGACTGCGACCACGTGCCCCTCCCGACGTTCCTCACCGCCACCCTGGGCTGGTTCGCCGATGAGGAGATCGCACTGGTCCAGGGGCCGCAAGCGTTCTACAACTCCGGGGCCTTCGACGACGACGGCATTTCCGGGGAACAGGGAATGTTCTTCAACGTGCTGATGACGGCCCGCAACTCGGCAGGAGCCGGTCCGTTCTGGTGCGGTTCCACCTCCCTGCTGCGGGTGAAGGCGCTGCGCGAGGTGGGCGGCGTGGCCACGGAGACCATCACGGAGGACATGCACACCACACTCAAGCTCATCCGGATCGGCTGGAAAACCGTGTACCACCACCAAACCCTCGCGGTGGGCCTGGCGCCGGCGACGGCGGACCAGTACCTGCTTCAGCGGCGGCGCTGGGGCATGGGTGCCATGCAGATCCTGACCCACGAGAGGCTCTGGGCAGCGAAAAGCTGGATGTCCTGGCGGAACTTCCATGAATACCTGAATGGGACTCTGTGGTGGCTCGAGGGCATCGCCACGCTGGTGGCGTTCCTGATCCCGATGCTGGTCATGGTCTCTGGAGCGCAGACCTCCACGGCCGGCCCGGTGGAGTTCCTGGCGGCCTTCGTCGCCATGTTCTGCACGCGCCTTTGGGGCTCAAAACGGCTGATGCGGCACCAGATCCACTGGCCGACGGCGTTCGCCCTGCGGATTTTTCGTGTGCCGGTGGGGCTCGCGTGCCTCTGGTGGCTGATATCCCGCCAATCCCTGGAGTTCCAGGTCACGCCCAAGGGCGCAACAGACGCCCGGCTGCGCGGCCGCACACCCCAGGTGCTGAACGTCCTGGTTGTCGTTGTGGCCGCAGTCATCCTGTACGCCGCGGCCGGCGTAGCGGGGTGGGTGCCGTGGGCGACCAGCCCGGGGTCCACCGCGGCGGCCGGCGCCTGGCTGCTGCTGGCCGGCGTCGTACTGGTGCTGGGAACACGCCGGATCCGGGCATCCGAATACGCTACCTCGCGCAGAAACGGCCACCGCATAGCCCTCCAAGCGCCAGTAGCGATTGACGGAATCGAGGGGAGGCTCCTGGACATCTCCATGGGAGGAGCGGCCGTGAGCTTCGATCGGGGAGTGCTGCGGGAAGGGCAGCGCGTCCAGCTGGCGCTTCCCGGCGCGGCGCCAGTCGCTCTGGACGTCGTTCGGGTTTGGGATGGCGCCGACGGCTCGGAAACATCGTCTCTTCGGGCCGCGGATGGCGACTGGAACACGTACCGCGCCCTGTCATTGTGGATCTTCCAAACGCCC
Proteins encoded in this region:
- a CDS encoding FCD domain-containing protein, with translation MKTPKAESSADLHSVLVQNLGLAIAEGTLAPHSILRLDELEAQHSVSRSVVREATRVLSSKGMLESRRRLGTVVQPEESWNAYDPQVIRWRLASGRRLEQLQALNELRGAIEPQAARLAAGRASLDAGSDLVAQAARLWAAGQRGDHDEFLRLDIEFHAAVLKASGNAMFSQLHNLVTEVLTGRTEHGLMPHLPHHEALQLHVDVASAIQRGEANAAHAAMSRIVEQSTEEMGDIWSSHQGGPAA
- a CDS encoding NAD(P)-dependent oxidoreductase, whose product is MRVAVTGGSGKLGRSVVRRLSEDGHEVTNLDRTGTRGRGFTEVDLRDYGQVVDVFLGLEDRHAGFDAVVHLAAIPAPGHAPDAATFENNMLSTYNVFQAARRAGIKRIVYASSETVLGLPFDVDPPYVPVDEEYPARPESTYSLVKHLEEQMAIQLTRWDTELSITGLRFSNVMDPEDYEEFPGFDADARLRKWNLWGYIDGRDGAQAVARALEHGTPGFEAFIIANADTVMSRSSASLAAEVFPDVPVAKELGEHETLLSIDKAKRLLGYAPEHSWRNYHPLRTTPTED
- a CDS encoding universal stress protein, with the translated sequence MNADQRIVVGVDGSDFSTTALRLAGRMAGALNAPLDVVTCLGTSDLFLASHLPEESSPTTTQLEETAKRLVDEALDRAFGGAVPERLTRTVKFGSPAKVLVEDSRDAQLLVVGRRGRGGFLEQVMGSVSGACVAHAHCPVLVVGEGAGKQQPS
- a CDS encoding SRPBCC family protein, whose product is MSRSPASLRLRGPVAALAAAAAAACYVLAVRPRMLNWGASTQEAAGPLPGDELVRAPRMQSTRAVTISAPAAGIWPWLVQLGAGRGGMYSYDLLENAAGPGIRSADRILPEHQRLDVGDVIPLGPDVGIPVRRLETGSVLALGGTVDPRTGKITSAVAAPAGPRLELGWTFILQPVDPGTTRLLSRTRYDYSPLAVGLVLRPVLEPLQFIMERRMLLGIKSRAEARGR
- a CDS encoding phosphoribosyltransferase, with protein sequence MSIFEDRVDAGRQLGRRLAELRGQDIVVLGLPRGGVPVAFEVAAALDAPLDVIVVRKLGLPYQPELAMGAIGEGGARVLEERVLAHARVSETELQAVEDHERAVLENRVLRFRKGRTREDLTGRIAVIVDDGIATGSTARVACRVARQLGAARVILAVPVAPADTLGSLTEPDEVVCLATPRQFSAVGYHYRDFSPTEDDEVVKLLDAAAKRLRNSPPASRKAVPATAGTAAPAEIDEEVEIPSRGVRLQGQLHLPVPAKGIVLFAHGSGSSRHSPRNRYVAGMLQQAGLGTLLLDLLTPAEERNRANVFDIELLARRLSSATDWLATRRDTASCTIGYFGASTGAGAALWAASEPTARIDAVVSRGGRPDLAGPRLSAVRAPTLLIVGSFDHEVLELNRKAKSMMRCPNQLAVVQGATHLFEEPGTLAAAAILARDWFVDYLLQAEAGPLT
- a CDS encoding GAF and ANTAR domain-containing protein; its protein translation is MVSESTATSTNQDLHELVLNSSDVEEFLRELARVSARSLSEPGDEILCGITLFRHRKAATVASSSAAAQAMDEIQYAFGDGPCVTASREQETVHIPELEDCDRWPQYAATVRGHGVRSILAVPFLLDGDTRAALNLYSRRPGRFDGRALELARDFVGQTSLALRLAVRFAHYIDTAADLKATLESRTSIDVAVGIIMAQNRCSQAEAFELLKSASSARNVKLHMVAAGLVESLGQGPIRTHFEV
- a CDS encoding alpha/beta hydrolase, with translation MSGVLQTSRWWVQDYLYAARRQILSAVSRSRPEEFLSGTGRPVVVIPGVYEDWRFMLPLVQRLHEAGHPVHVLALLHRNRLAVPKAADLIAGYIRDRDLTNAMIVAHSKGGLIGKFVMMQLDPERRIAGMVAVCSPFSGSRYASFMLLPSLRAFSPRNAVTMQLSREERINKRIISVYGGFDPHIPEGSVLPGARNIHLDTAGHFRILAHEDTVRTVLDAAAEEPYADPAEPLETST
- a CDS encoding alpha/beta hydrolase — translated: MSRPDRFEIEAAGQLGHVFVSKVQSGPLPARPAVVLIHGIGVSHRYLRRLHGLLAETGDTYSIDLPGFGGTPRPRRALSVADHATYILGALEQLGVLESVIVGHSMGSQFALEAALQQPGRISQLVMMGPVVDSKRRSVLQQALALGRDSLLFESPSSNALVFTDYLRCGPTWYLKNLRVMMDYRTEERISGVAVPVLVMRGANDPVASADWCRRLAGRAARALLLEIEGAGHVVQHNRAADVAEAILDFAGTHATAREASRENPA
- a CDS encoding VOC family protein, producing MTTLNPYLSFRDNAKEAMTFYQSVFGGELNISTFGEYHASEDPAEQDKIMHAMLTTDKGMVLMGADTPNGMDYTPGSSISVSVSGSDEAELRGYFDNLADGGRVTVPMEKAPWGDVFGMCTDKFGTDWLVNVGAEPGQA
- a CDS encoding type 1 glutamine amidotransferase domain-containing protein, with the translated sequence MSQHNIAGKKVAFLLTDGVEQVELTSPWNAVKEAGGEPFLVAPKSGKLQGFDGTEKGQKFNVDLTAAEASAADFDALVIPGGVVNADHLRANKDAQAFTRAFFEQHKPVASICHGPWVLIDAGVINGRNVTSYHTLQTDLRNAGANWSDQEVVVDRGLVTSRTPRDLPAFNGKLLEEIAEGVHPGQTA